Proteins found in one Apostichopus japonicus isolate 1M-3 chromosome 16, ASM3797524v1, whole genome shotgun sequence genomic segment:
- the LOC139983020 gene encoding uncharacterized protein: MSKSVMKDLQRQLDALAESLEQEKAKREEKLAEREVPNTVYVLEKERKIRAFSGTEGPSVNSFREDIQAALKVRRLSDTDAADFILAHLEGAARQEMRHQPSKVTTDPDLLLQKLSDTFGDRRTLGSLMRELCNKVQREEETIAEFAFKLMSLADQLKKVPGAPDAEQAIKEQFRDGLLDGVLRREIKKALIQDPDVSFIKLRDWALDMAEEDRDLPRRRVRKPVSAVEADTTQITKALVDLTTAVKSQAEVMEALQIQQSGILSRLDKLEAQNTRPARIPKKDLRCHRCQKIGHLARECRSPAPLSPAVTQHQEN, translated from the coding sequence ATGTCTAAATCAGTGATGAAAGACCTGCAGCGCCAGCTGGATGCTCTTGCAGAAAGTCTTGAGCAGGAGAAGGCCAAGAGGGAGGAAAAACTGGCAGAACGGGAGGTTCCGAACACCGTCTATGTGTTAGAGAAGGAGAGGAAGATAAGAGCATTCTCCGGTACTGAGGGACCATCAGTGAACAGCTTTCGGGAAGACATCCAGGCCGCACTGAAGGTACGAAGGTTATCCGATACCGATGCTGCAGACTTTATATTGGCCCACCTGGAGGGAGCAGCCAGGCAGGAAATGCGGCATCAACCGTCAAAAGTAACCACCGACCCAGATCTGCTCCTTCAGAAGTTGTCGGACACATTTGGGGACCGCCGTACCCTTGGCTCCCTGATGAGGGAACTGTGTAACAAAGTTCAACGAGAGGAGGAGACGATTGCAGAGTTTGCATTTAAACTCATGTCCCTAGCAGATCAGCTAAAGAAAGTACCTGGTGCCCCTGATGCAGAACAAGCCATCAAGGAGCAGTTTCGAGATGGGCTGCTTGACGGAGTGTTGCGGCGTGAGATTAAGAAGGCCTTGATACAAGATCCTGATGTGTCTTTCATTAAGTTGAGAGACTGGGCCCTTGATATGGCAGAAGAGGATCGTGACCTCCCCAGAAGACGTGTACGAAAGCCTGTGAGTGCCGTCGAGGCAGACACCACTCAAATCACGAAAGCCCTGGTCGATTTGACGACAGCCGTAAAAAGCCAGGCTGAAGTGATGGAAGCCCTGCAGATCCAACAGTCAGGCATATTATCACGACTTGACAAGCTGGAGGCACAGAACACCCGACCTGCCCGCATCCCGAAGAAGGATCTGAGGTGCCATCGATGCCAAAAGATAGGTCATTTGGCGAGGGAATGCCGCAGCCCAGCACCTCTGTCACCTGCCGTCACTCAACATCAGGAAAACTAG
- the LOC139983461 gene encoding uncharacterized protein isoform X2, which produces MITYKRKPISLKTRKLQLFPLQNDPCASMFQMHLFRKDAESQTEAFSAAVTTERSVDTQKGEDTPDPVTSTPLKKPSANVLSNVTSRIRYGAAWEKNLRLYEYTLPHLHDPEQKRSYIWQGQALFPDFC; this is translated from the exons atgataacctacaagcgaaagccaatatcactaaaaaccaggaagctacagttatttcctctccaaaatgacccgtgcgcaagtat gtttcaaatgcatcttttccggaaagatgctgaaagtcaaacagaggcattctcagcagctgtcaccacagaaagatcagttgacactcagaaaggagaag atactcctgatccagttacttcaacacctctcaagaagccatctgccaatgttctgtccaatgtcaccagtaggattagatatggagcagcatgggagaaaaacctcagactatacgaatacacattgccacatttacatgatcctgaacaaaagcgatcatacatatggcaggggcaagcacttttcccagacttttgttga
- the LOC139983461 gene encoding uncharacterized protein isoform X1, with translation MEKELYKHVHDLTSVSNADFAEHLLQDHTKRFQMHLFRKDAESQTEAFSAAVTTERSVDTQKGEDTPDPVTSTPLKKPSANVLSNVTSRIRYGAAWEKNLRLYEYTLPHLHDPEQKRSYIWQGQALFPDFC, from the exons atggagaaagaactctacaaacatgtccacgatttgacttctgttagcaacgcagatttcgcagaacatttgcttcaggatcacacaaaaag gtttcaaatgcatcttttccggaaagatgctgaaagtcaaacagaggcattctcagcagctgtcaccacagaaagatcagttgacactcagaaaggagaag atactcctgatccagttacttcaacacctctcaagaagccatctgccaatgttctgtccaatgtcaccagtaggattagatatggagcagcatgggagaaaaacctcagactatacgaatacacattgccacatttacatgatcctgaacaaaagcgatcatacatatggcaggggcaagcacttttcccagacttttgttga